The window TTTTGATAGCCGTTGGATGAATGCAAATGATTTGAACAAACATACGTGGTTTTTATTAGAGCTTTATTTGCAGTTCCGGAATAAAACCATTTTTGGAACAAATCAAAATCTTCATAAAGCTGTGAAAGAACAATTTAAAAAAATGGATTTAGAATATGGCTTAATACCGGAAGAATTAAACGTTTATACTGAAGTATTAAAACACTGGGAAACACCTCAGCTAGATGAAATCAAAACTTTAATTGATAAAATGTCTGTGTTTCATTCGATTTTAGCCTCAGAGCTAGGAGAGTCTATTGAATTTGGGGACTTTGGATACGGATTTTACCCCTATGAAATTTTATTTTTACTTTTCGTAAGGAAAAAACGCAGATTACCTATTCCAGAAGAATTTGATGATTTCTTAATGAATACACCTGAAGCAAAAATGATAATTAGTGATCCCGAACCATACCCAGAATGGGATCCTCTCTTAAAACTTATAGATGGTTTTTATCGGAAGAATTATCCGGATTATATTCCGAATCGATATGGCGAACTTTTTCAAAACTAAAATAGCCTTTTATGGGAGGGAAACAAAATGCAATTTCAAGAAATCGTATCTATCATTTTTGACAAGACGGATCATTTGGAGAATGCTCTAGATGACTTAGACAAAAAAATAGACTTTCATGAATGGATATTAGAATATGGGATGTCAACTAAGAGGTTCCTCTATCTTGATTATAAGGGGGAAGAGGACTATGAGATAGTGAATTACATCTTAGATTACGAATTCAACCATGGTATTGAACTTGCCTCACAAGAAGAACTTGAGCAGCTTGGTGAATTTGAATATGAGTTCTTACCCGACAAGATTAGAGAGGTAAACGAAATTATTTCATCAAAAGGATATGGTTTATTTTCTTATCCGCGAGAGGTTAACTTATTACTGCTACCTATAAACATATAAACTTAAAGCACTTGATTTTCGATTAAAAGTAACAAGTGCTTTTTATTATAAGACTACAAAATAGGAAGTTAAAAATTATATGATTGAGTTAGATAAGAAATATGGTGAGAATTTTAATCCACCAATTAAGGGGTGAGAAGTTTATAGAAAGGATGTAACAAATGAAACTATTTTTTATTGAACCAGAAGTTGCTGGTGGTCATGGTGAACAGACTGTTTACAGAACTGAAGAGGATATTGTAAAAGAGGATATCAGAAAAGGTGAAATTTTTACACTATGAGTTTGAAGGATGGCTTGGAGATGACCTTTTAGAGTCAACACCAGCTTTCATAGTGTCAAGTTTACTAGAAACAGAATTACAGAAAAGTGATATTAAAGATTACAAATTAGAACCATGTTTAATTACAACATCTGATGTATTTAAAGAAATGTATCCAAATAAAGAAATCCCTCCATTTAGCAGATTTATTCCACTTGGTAAAATTGAGGTAGAAGGAGAGCATTTCACAAATTGGTCAGGGCATCATTTCTGTTTATCATCCAAAGGCGAGTTAGTTGTAACTAAAGAAGCATTGGAGTTTTTAAAAACCGTTTCGTTAGATAATTATTATATTACTTCTTTAACACAAGCGTAATTATTAGAACCTTAGAGAAAATAAGACATTCTCTAAGGTTCTAATAATTTTGGATAATGGGGTGTCGAATAAATCCCTTTTTACTTTGATAAGTAAGATAACTCATATGAAATCTATAGGACATTTTAAGGATTTTACAGTACGTACAATCAATAATAAATTTTATACCCTAAATAATACTTTACTTTCTTTAAATAATCACAATATTAACAAGTAACACTTTGCATACTGTTTCTATCGTTGACAGATAAACCCTGTCCGTATTGTCTGAACAAAGATGACTGATTGTATTAGGACGTAATCTGGTCATTTTTGCGAAGGCGAAGGAAAAGCTCGGCAAAGTGTATACAAAAGCTCGCAAGACCGCGAACAATCTGTCCAAAAGCAAAATAGTCAAACAGGTTAAGCAAGTGGCGAAGAAGGGTGTACTTGCAACGAAGAAAGCCGCTCAAAAGACGAAGAAAGCTGTCAAAAAAGCCAGTCAGAATGTAAAAGCAGCTGTTAAAGACACGAAAAAGGTTATGACAAAAGTGGCGCGGAAAGTTGCCATCACTTACAATGCCTTTAAAGAAGGCGGTTATAAAGAAACACTTTACCACCACGTACAGCTCCTTTGACTAAACCTCCGCCAAATACAGTCGATTATATGAAAATAAAAATCCAGATTCCAATATCAAATATGCTATTGATGAAGCTAAGTTTGGCAGTTCACAATTAAGTAAGACGCCTAACGATGGACCGCAAATGTCAGATAATTGGTTGAAAGGTACGAAATCTAAAAAAAGCCGGATATTAAAAGTTGTTAATGGAGATGAATAATTAGCGGGAATAATCAAGAGAGCATTAAATAAAGATCAAGTAGAAAGAGTACTATCAAAGGTTGATAGTAGTGGAAATGCAAAAACATTTAGGCTAGATTCGGATGGTGACATAATAGGAGAATGGCCTTAATTTAGAGGGAGGAATATCATATAATGAGAGATCATCTATGTAAAGAAGAAAAATGTAGAAAAGGAATTGAGTATCATCAAAGGTTTATTGAAGAAAATAGAGAAGAAATTAAAGGTTTGGAAGAAGATACGAAAAATGGAATACAAAGATATTCTAAAGATAATAATAGTATTATTGAAAGTACCTATCTTTCAAGTTTTATTCATCAGATAGATGATACTAGTGCAAAATATTCTTTAGGGGATGACATTAGTACAATCGAAGAAGATTATCATAATGCCATAGATAATTTAGAGCAGACAGGAAAAAAAGAAGCAGGTTATATTAATATACTGTGGACAATTTCCTTAGGCATCTTACTAGAAACAGATAAAAAGAATATCGAAAGATTAAGTAAGGTAGTTGAGAAAAAGGAAATAAATGATGCAGTAATTGATTTTTTATTATGTGCTAGTGATATCGGATATACGAAAATCACCAATGAGTATGATAAAGAAAATCCGTACGCAAAAACAAGGGAAATTATAGATCTTGCGCAAACGGATAAGAAAGAAGCATCTAAAAGGTTACAAACGTATATGGAGAAAGAATGGTTTAAAGGTCATTATGATTATGATTGGAAGAATTCACATAAAGAGCCTGGATATGTAGGATATTGGAGCTTTGAAACGGCTGCACTGGCAAAGATTCTTGAGCTGGATGATACAAGCCTAGTAAATAACAATCATTATCCATATGACTTGGCACATTATAAGCATTCAATGAAATTAAAGCCAATTTCCCTAAGTGACTACGACAATGAACAAGGGATTGAGGAGCTTTACATAATAGAAGGAATTGAAAAGAATCCTGCATTGGAAAAGGTGATTCCACCAAGATGGCACGCATTTGTTAATGAATTGATACAAGATTATAACGAGCTGGATAATCGTAGTTTTTATGAAAAATACAAAAAAACGATTGGGTTAGGGCAAATTTGGTTCTTATTAAAGGATTATGAAGAAGAAAATGAGGGGAAAAATCTTTTAGGAAGTTTAATTGTTTTTGCGATGGTTGAAAAAGGCTGCATATTGCAATTGGATTATAAAGAAGATTTGGAAGATTACGATTCAAATATAAAAAATTATTGGAATACAGAAACGAAATTGGTTCAATTTATATTAGATAATGATCAGAATTATTATGCTTTGGTACCAATTAATGTAGATGTTAGAGTTATGTATGAAGTTATCCTTCAAGATGTGAAGTAAGTTAAATTGAATGAATGATAAAATGGTGGCAGTTGGAAAATCCGACTGCTACTATTTCTTTAGTGGGCTCGTTTTTATAATATAAGGGTTACCATCGATAGTATTTATCGCATGATAATATTCCCCAGTTTTTTTATATATACCTTACCATACTTATCATATAGTTTATCCAAGTGATCTGCATATTTTCCTCTTTGAAGTTTTTCAACTTCATCAGTATGGTACAGTTCCAGAGCTAGTTCCGTTACTTCGTAATCGACTTGATAATATGCCAAAAGAAGTATTTGATTCTTATAGTCAGCGCAGTAAAGGTGCAGGCTCACATGCTGAAGTTTTAGCTGTAAATGAAGAGCTGAAGATGAATCCAAGTGATCGAATAGAAGATTTTACTGTAAATGTAATAAGAACAGGAATAAGGAATTAATAAGAATAAGCCTGGTGGGGTTATGTTCAAATGTTGTCCACATTGTTCGTATTTATTAGATGGATTTGAAGTAATATCGGAGGTGTCAAAATTTGGGAGGAAAAATATTAAGTAGAGAATACGTTATGAAAAATGGTATGATATTTGGAGAAAATTTTGGATATGGCGGGGATGATTATGATTCCTTTATAGTGGAATATGATCAAGATAATAATGAACATCTTTTTACTGGTATAATCTATGACTGTTATGAAAATGGTAATTTAGCCAGCTATTATATGGTTAAGAGTGGGATTAAAGATGGGGAAATGGTTCAATTTTATCCGAATGGACAAGTAAAAAAAATTAAACATTTGGACAAAAATACTTTAGAAGGTAAACAAAAAGAGTTTTATGAAAATGGCGTTTTAAAATTAGTTGAATATAGAGTTTTAGGTAGATTAGTGAGCTTTAAAAAATATGATTTACAGGGCAATGTACTAGAAGAAAAGAAAGAATCAATGGAATCTGACCTAACTTAGGTTAAAAAATTGGGTGAATAATGAAAAACGAAGAACTGTTTAAAAGAGAACAAGAAAAATGGATATCTAAGATTTCATTAAAAAATAATTTTGAGTTAGCAGATATTCATATGGTAGCTGGAATTGATATTGCATATTGGACAGAGGGAAAAGTAGATTATGGGGTTTGTTGTATTGTCGTAATAGATTATATTACAAAACAAATCATAGAAGAAGTAGAATATTGGGGACAAATAGATGTGCCATATATTTCAGGATATCTGGCTTTTCGGGAACTTCCTGTGGTAATGGAAGCAGCGAAAAAGCTGCAATGTAAACCGGATCTTTATATGTTTGATGGGAATGGCTATCTTCATTATAGGAATATGGGAATCGCAACCCATGCTTCATTTTATTTAAATAAGCCTACGATAGGTGTTGCAAAAAGTTATTTGAAGATAAAAGATACGGATTTCCAAATGCCTAAAAATGAAATGGGTGATTTTACTTATATAGAGGTTGATGGAGATGTTTATGGGGCGGTGATGAGAACGAGAAAGGATGTAAAGCCCATTTTTATTTCATGCGGTAACTGGATTGATTTGGAGACTTCAATAAAAATAACTCTACATTTTGTAGAAAAAAATAGCCGATTACCAATTACGACACGTTATGCAGATTTAGCTACTCATGAGAGTAGAAGAAAATATACTCAATAGATTAATTTTAGTATCTATTTTACTATTAGTTGAGAAAATAGAGGTAGAATGAATAAAGATAGAAAATATATGAACTTAAAGCACTTGATTGCCTATAACAGGCGACAAGTGCTTTTTCGTATTTTCATATTCATAGATTGAGAAGATGATGATTATTTAGTTAGTGTACTAAGTGTTAAATTTTATACAAGTACTAGCATCAAGGGGAAGAAAAGGCGATGGAAATAGAGGTTTCGATATTAGTATTCGCCAACCTGCTCACCTCGGATTCATTAACCTTTTTTTCGAATGTGAGAAAAAATGAAAAATCCGACAAGCAAAATCGCAAAAATCCCTAATCCTTGATAAATATATTGGGTGAATTCCTTTTTGTACGTGTATTCACCTTCTCTAATTGCTTTAATAAATTTCCCGTTCTTATCTTGAATAGCGATGGCAACCACTGTATCAATACCCTTGATAGAAAAATATTTCGTTCCTTTTGGATAGACATTTGAAAAATTACCACCATATGACTCCATATCTGAATATGACGTCACTTTTCCAATTTGTTTGTCAATATTAGTGACCGCTTCCTCGCTAATCACATAAATAGAATCATCCCAAACGACAAAAGGGTATACCCAACTTGTTGCCATTGCATTATATGGGAAAAATAAACCGAATAAAATACTTATTCCTACTGTGAAAGGTAGAAAAGTTTTAAAATTCAAAATTTACACACCCCCAATATAGTTGCTATTATTTCATTCTAATAATTAGACTTTTAATCATGATGAAGGTTACAACAAATTTCATGACCTGACTTCACAATGAAGGTTAGTTTTCGAAGTGACCGAACAAAGATATAATGCTATTTTATATGAATTCCAATAATTAGATATTAATTGACAAAACTTTGGAAATAGATATATTGTTATAAAGAATCCCGTCGAGTAGAAAATGTTACACTGTATAGAGTCCGAATGATAGTATCACTGAATTTGAATATGGCGATGCTATTTATTTAATGCATTGTTTCAGAATAATTTAAAGCATTTTCGCTCATGATTGTATTTATTTTTGATTATTAGGAACAAATGTTCTATAATCGATATAAGTATATATGGAGGTGCAGCTTAATTTGAGACCAAATCTAACAAAAGATATTAGTGTCGAAAGTTTTAAAGATTTCTATTGGTTAAAGGAAGAATTGCAGTCATTTTGTAGAGAAAATGGACTTAGTGCTACTGGATCGAAAATAGAATTATCTGATAGAATTGAAATATTTCTTCAGACAGGTGAGATAAAAAAGCCTATCAGAAAATCAAGAGTCAATAAGAAGATAGAATCACAAGTAGATTTAAGTCTTGATACCTTCATTACGGAAAACCATCGTTGTAGTCAAGATGTAAGAGTGTTTTTTAAGGCAGTTATTCCGAAATTCCATTTTTCCACCTATATCCAAAACTACTTTAAAAACAATGTAGGAAAGACTTATCGTGATGTTGTAAATGCTTGGTATGAGGAAGAAGAACGACAGAAAGACCCATCATACAAGAAAAAAATTGGACCTCAATTTGAATACAATCAATTCATTCGTGACTTTTTTGCAGACCAGAAAAATCAATGCAAAAGTCGTGAAGAAGCGATAAAAGCCTGGAATGAAATTAAGAAACTTTCTGGAAGCAACAAATATGAATCCAGTAATTTCCCCTTATAAACACTTTGATATTTGAATTGTATGTTCAAGTAAGCCACAATCTATACGAAAACACCTTATTTTAATAGAAGGAGAACAAAATGACATTAAACAATTTTGAAGAATACGAAGATCCTATATTATATGATCAAGAAAATGAAACGTATATGCCCGAAATTCCTTTCCTATTAAAATGGGCATTCAAAAAGCAAGGATTCATAATCGATTTAGCTTGTGGGACGGGGAGAGTTACGATTCCGTTAGCGGAAAATGGACATAGGCTTATCGGGGTTGATATACATAAAGGGATGTTAGATGAAGCCCGAAAAAAATCAGGTCAGCTTGATTTGCAAATAGAGTGGATCGAGCAAGATTGTACGAAGTTAAATTTAAATGCCAAAAGTAATTTAATCTATTCAGTCGGTAATTCGTTTCAGCACTTCCTTACTAACGAAGCACAGGATGAGTTGCTGTCTTCTGTAAATAATCATTTAGAAATGGGCGGGGTTTTTATTTTTGGCACTAGATTCCCAAGTGTGGAGGAATTGCTACAACCACCTACAGAAGAATATTGGAAAACGTACACTGATCGTGAAACGCAGCATACAGTGGATGTTTTTACGATTAGTGAATACGATTCTTTAGACCAAATTCAACATTATACGACAATAAGGAAATATAAAAACCAGGATGGCAATTTAATAGACGAAAAAAGCACTAACATTCGTTTACGATACGTATTTCCAAAAGAAATGGAAAGACTTTTAAACGCTCAAGGTTTTGAAATTCTTCATTTATACAAGGATTGGAAAGAAACACCTGTAACGAATGATAGCTATGAGATGATTTATGTATGTAAAAAAATTCGGTAACGTTCAGGGGAATAGGAAAAAAAACCTTAACTTAAGTTGGTTATAATTTTTAGTTGAGTGGCATTTATATACTAAATACGGAAATCTGTTAACAGAACAGCGGAGGTACTTATGATTGAGTACGTTTGTAAAGCCTTTGGGATACAGCCTGGTTCATTTAAGTATTTCCGACAGGGTGAAAGGTTACTAATAAAAGTTACATCTATAACAGGTGAGGATTATTACATAAAGGGCGAACAAACGGAGCGATCCTATACAGAAGCATGCTGTCAATTTGCACAGAAGTTACTTGAAAACGGAATACTGGTCACGAAATATCTTAAATCAGACGAAAAAATGTTTACAATTGTTTATAATCCGTATTTAATTACGATGGAGAAAGCGATAATTGGTGAAGAATTAACGAAAGTTAATGATGGAATCATTGAAATACTCGGACGATTTTTGGCGAGGCAGCATCAATTTTCACTCTCCATATGTTCACCATTTCAACAAGAGACGTCATGGAGTATGTTTGGTGGTAATGCGACAGAACTTTTAGGTGACTATGATGAAAATGAAAGAAGCTTTTGGGCGTTTCGAGATGCGTTTTATGCGCATCCAAAATTCTATTTAATAGAAGAACTTTATATGAAACATCGCAATCAATTGAATTCCGTTTGGTCGAACTTACCACAGTCTGCTGTACAAGGGGATTGCTGCTATTATAATTTTATTAAAACGCAGGAAGGCCTTACACTACTTGATTTCAATTTGGCTGGAAATGAAGTACTGTTAAATGAGTGTATTGCTGTCGGTGTTTATCATAGCTGGCATGTGGCATATGATGGGAGTCTTACACCGGAAGAACGGTTTGCATTATATATGAAGGCATATACGCATATTCGTCCATTAACTGAGCTTGAAAAGAATAATTTTTCTAGGTTAAAATCCATTATCAGAGCTTTTCGATATGACCGAATTGAAGCAGGTATAGCATGTAAAAAAGAAACCTTTGTCGATGAAACGTATTCGATATTAAATGAAGGAAATTTACAAATGTCATGAAAATCAAACAAATTTGTCATGCAATTTGGAAATGTATATATTGTAGGAGAAAAGTAGTGATAATTAACCGATTAGCTAAATATCACCCCTTTTCTCTATTAATGAAGCAACCTAATAAAAAAAATAGCGTCTGTTCTTTTCTAACTGGGAGGAAACTGCTATTATGGGTATAGTGTGACGACAGTCAGTGAATTATGAGAGTGGTGAAATTTAATGGATGAACAAAAGAAAGATGGGGGACAAAACGAACAAAATGAACAACAAGAACAAATCGTAAAGCCTGCAGGGAAATTTTTACGATTAAAACCATTTGCGTTCATTATGATTATGTTCCTAACAATTTTGGTCACTGCTGGGCTAACAATTTTTGCCTTAACATTTGGAGAAAAAAAGGTTGTTGAAGTAAAAGTTCCAGTAGAACGAGCAGAATTCAAAAAGTTTTATGAAGCGTATGATAAATTAAATTCAAAATATTACGTTGAAATTGATCAGGAGAAAGTTCTATATGGTGCAATTAACGGAATGTTTGATGCGCTTGGTGATCCTTATTCGGATTATATGAATCAAGAAGAGGCAAAATCATTTAATGAAAGCTTATCTTCTAGCTTCCAGGGAATTGGCGCTGAAATTCAAGAACGTAATGGATACATTATGATTGTATCACCGATTAAAAATACGCCAGCTGAAAAAGCAGGACTTCAACCAAAAGATATGATTCTCTCGGTTGACGGGAAAAGTGTTAAAGGGTTGAGTGCGACTGAAGCAGTCCTTTTAATTCGAGGCGAAAAAGGGACGAGTGTTACACTAAAAGTTCAACGTGGTGATGCGGAGCCAATGGAAGTTGAATTAACTCGAGATGATATTCCAGTGGAAACGGTATATGGTGAGATGGACGAGGATAAAATTGCGCATATTCAAATTACTTCATTTAGTGAAGATACAGCTGAGGAGTTAGAAAAGCTGCTAAAGGAATATGAAAAGCAAGGGATGCTCGGTATTGTGCTGGATGTCCGTCAAAATCCAGGTGGCTATTTAAATGCAGCAATCGACATTTCCAATATGTTTGTAGAAGAAGGCAAGGCAATCGTTCAAATTCAAGAACGTGATATCGCGCCACAAACGGTATTTGCAGATAATCGTAAAAAATATAAATTACCAGTTACAGTATTAATAGATGAAGGTAGTGCTTCTGCTTCTGAAATTTTAGCAGCGGCATTAAGTGAATCTGCAGGTGCAAAAGTTGTCGGATTAAAATCATTCGGTAAAGGGACAATGCAAGAAGTCCTTTATTTAGAAGACGGTGCCAATCTGAAATTTACGACAGGTAAATGGTTAACTCCAAAAGGTAACTGGATTAATGAAAAAGGCGTTAAACCGGATGTCGAAGTGAAGTACCCTGATTATGCTTCATTATCTTATATTGATCCGAAGCAACAATATCAAGTGGGTTCAGAAAATGCGGTCATTACTTCTGCAGAACGTATGTTAGAAGTACTAGGCTATTCTCCAGGTACTGTGGATAATATCTTTGATAAAGAAACAGAACAAGCATTAAAACAATTCCAAGAAGCAAATACATTAGAAGTAAATGGTGTGTTAACTGGAGAAACAACTTACGCATTACTTGATGCGATTGGTCAAAAATTAAAAACAGATGATCCGCAAATTGTAAAAGCAAAAGAATTATTAGGTGTAACAGCTGAAGAAGGCACATCTAGTAACTAAATCGATTAAAAAATAAATGGGCTGGTACGAGATGTTTCATTACATCTTGTAGCCAGCCTATTGTTATAGGAAGTGATTGGATGAAGGACGTATATTTATTTAGTGGATTTTTAGGAAGTGGCAAAACGTCGATGTTAACGGACGTTATTCGACAGCTAAAGGAAAAGGGGTTAAAACCTGCTGTCATTATGAATGAACTCGGTAAATTGCCTTTTGACTCCCAAGCCGTTGAGGAAGATGTGCCCTTAAAAGAAATGCTTGAAGGATGTATTTGTTGTACTGGTTCTGAGAAGACAGAAGCACAAATACAGTCATTACTCCACGATCAGGAATTTGATGTACTCATTATTGAAACAACCGGCGCAGCGCATCCAGTAGAGGCGTTAGATGCTGTGTACTCGCCGATATTTGCTGAGCAGCTGAATATTAAAGGAATTATTACCGTTGCTGATAGTAAATTATGGCTAGATCGCGCCAGTTTAACACCTCAAATCCGTTCATTATTTATGGAACAAATTCGCCATGCCCATTTATTATTAGCGAATAAAATGGATTTACTAACTGAATCTGAGCAAGGTCAAGTCGTACTGGAACTGCAAGGGTTAAATCCGAATGCGTTTATTTTACAAACGACAAATGGACGAGTGCCACTTCAATTATTACAAAAGATGCAATCAACAGCACGTATTTCGAAAGATGAAATTGTTTCCGCGCGCATTGGGAAAAGTTTTAATTTGGGCTCTCGACTTATTGAATTCCAGGTTAGCTTTACACAGGAACAGTTTGAGGACTGGGTACGAACGCTGCCAGACACGGTTTACCGGATGAAAGGGTATGTGCCGATCGACGGGGTGAAAAACCCAATGCTATTTCAATATGCATACGGAATGGTGCAATGGCTGCCAGAATTCATAAAGATGCCAGCAAAATTAGTGATTATCGGGGAGAATATTGAAAATTTACACGTTATTGGAGAGGGCAAATAATCCGTCAACCCCTTTTGAAATGTAATAATCTCTTACATTGGGAAATTTTATAGTGAAAATGAATAAGGAAATACTATAAAAAAGGCTTATAGATTGGTAGATGGCGTCATTACCAATTTATAGGCCTTTTTTTTTTCAAATTGTATTTTACGATAGGAGCATGAAAGGAGGCGTACGAAATGAAAAAACAAGTAATGACATTTTGTGCAGTAATACTTTTAGCAACGCAAGCACCAGTTGCCAATGCAGAGGGGGCTACTCAGAAATCCCCAGAGATTCCGAAGCGAGGATACAACTATCAATTAGCAAAATACAATCCATATGAAATGGTGCAATTAAAATATAAAGAAATGATGGGCTCAGAAGATTCGTCAAAGAATACATTTTCTTGCTACGGTTTGAAAATACCGTTCCCAATAGTAAATTGGGGTCAAATTGTAAAACCGGGTGAGAAACCAAATTGGAAGCCAGTAGAGAAGCCGGTTGAAAAGCCAGTAGAAAAACCAGTGGAGAAGCCGGTTGAAAAGCCAGTAGAAAAACCAGTGGAGAAGCCGGTTGAAAAGCCAGTAGAAAAACCAGTGGAGAAGCCGGTTGAAAAGCCAGTAGAAAAACCAGTGGAGAAGCCTATTGAAAAGCCAATAGAAAAACCAGTGGAGAAGCCTATTGAAAAGCCAGTAGAAAAACCAGTGGAGAAACCGATTGAAAAGCCAGTAGAAAAACCAATTGAAAAACCAGAAGACAAACCAGTTGTAAAACCAGGTGAACCAGAAGATGATAAGCAAGAACAGGGTTCATCAACGATTGATACAATCGAAGCAAAAGTTGTTGAATTAACAAATGTCGAACGTTCGAAACAAGGATTAAAGGCACTTCAAATCGATCGCCCATTAATGGCGTCAGCGCGTGAAAAATCACAGGATATGAAAATTAAAAACTATTTTTCACACACATCTCCGACATGGGGAAGTCCATTTGATCAAATGAAAAAGCTAGGTATTTCATACAAATCTGCAGGTGAGAATATTGCTAAAGGTCAACAAACTGCAGAAAAAGTAGTAGAAGCATGGATGAATTCAGCAGGTCACCGTGCCAATATTTTAAATGGTGACTATACGCATATTGGTGTGGGCTATGTAAAAGAAGGCAATATTTGGACACAACAATTTATAAAAAAATAAGCAAACATACGACAACCTACTTCGAATTAGAAGTGGGTTGTGTTTGGTTTTAAAGGGGCAAATAGCCTAGAGATATGCAAACTATTTATCGAAATTCAAGCTACATAATGACAGTATGTGCTTACAAGTTACGAGATATTGTCGATTTTTCTTGCGTAGGGATTTTTTTGAACGTTATAATTGTGCTACAATGTTGGAATAGACGAGTGTTTATGAATCTTGCTAATTCAAACTCGCTTGATAACTTTTTGATTCCAGAGCAAGTTGATTGAAATGAAGGGGGAGGCAACTATGGCTACTGAGCAAAGCTTCCAACCAGCAAATAAAATCAACCGTGGATTATTGAGAAGAATCCAACTATATATATTGAACATATGAAAACTGCTTAATATTGAAATGAAAATCTAAATAAGAATCCGTCGCCTTGTTGCAAAAGCATACAGATGAGTCTTACAGATTTATGCTAATATTGTCTTTGCGCCTTATGTACCAATGCAAGCATATCAAGTACACACTTTTTTAGAATCTATATTAGAAAGTTTAAAGTAGCAGGAGGATTTCTCTAGTTCAACTTATATACTTAATTAAAAAGAAGAAATGGCATGGATTTACAAAACGTTGCATAAAATTATACAAGAGAATTGACTGTGTTAGGAGTAAACGTATGAAAGAAAAAACAATAATATTAACAGGTGGGGGAACGGCTGGTCACGTATCTTTAAATGAAGCGATTATTCCATCGCTTTTTGAAGCGGGTTATAACGTTCACTATATTGGCTCACATGATGGCATCGAAAAAGAATTAATTGGGAATGCGTTTCCCAAGTTACCTTACCATAGCATTTCTAGTGGAAAATTACGCCGCTACTTTTCAATGAAAAACTTTAGCGACCCATTCCGTGTATTAGCGGGGGTTGTGCAAGCATTTACGATCATAAAAAAAATAAAGCCTTCTATTATTTTTTCTAAGGGTGGATTCGTTTCTGTCCCGGTTGTGATGGCAGCTAAACTTGCGAATGT is drawn from Solibacillus sp. R5-41 and contains these coding sequences:
- a CDS encoding CobW family GTP-binding protein, producing MKDVYLFSGFLGSGKTSMLTDVIRQLKEKGLKPAVIMNELGKLPFDSQAVEEDVPLKEMLEGCICCTGSEKTEAQIQSLLHDQEFDVLIIETTGAAHPVEALDAVYSPIFAEQLNIKGIITVADSKLWLDRASLTPQIRSLFMEQIRHAHLLLANKMDLLTESEQGQVVLELQGLNPNAFILQTTNGRVPLQLLQKMQSTARISKDEIVSARIGKSFNLGSRLIEFQVSFTQEQFEDWVRTLPDTVYRMKGYVPIDGVKNPMLFQYAYGMVQWLPEFIKMPAKLVIIGENIENLHVIGEGK
- a CDS encoding CAP domain-containing protein — encoded protein: MKKQVMTFCAVILLATQAPVANAEGATQKSPEIPKRGYNYQLAKYNPYEMVQLKYKEMMGSEDSSKNTFSCYGLKIPFPIVNWGQIVKPGEKPNWKPVEKPVEKPVEKPVEKPVEKPVEKPVEKPVEKPVEKPVEKPVEKPVEKPVEKPIEKPIEKPVEKPIEKPVEKPVEKPIEKPVEKPIEKPEDKPVVKPGEPEDDKQEQGSSTIDTIEAKVVELTNVERSKQGLKALQIDRPLMASAREKSQDMKIKNYFSHTSPTWGSPFDQMKKLGISYKSAGENIAKGQQTAEKVVEAWMNSAGHRANILNGDYTHIGVGYVKEGNIWTQQFIKK